In Hypomesus transpacificus isolate Combined female chromosome 25, fHypTra1, whole genome shotgun sequence, one DNA window encodes the following:
- the LOC124487089 gene encoding alpha-1,3-galactosyltransferase 2-like, with amino-acid sequence MSRHKSVLKFIIVTTLILFLAYFTLTPASVRYSEGLGGTIVPIFSGGKLKIDNTIDASLKLWNRTDVKTFTEWGAPIIWERIFDRDECDREHKKKHSSVALTVFAVGRYLDAYLENFLLSAELHFMVALPVTYYVFTDAPAKVPKLQLAEGRRLNIIEVQKHSRWQDISMMRMRAIADAINDILHTSSYVFCFDADQLFVGRFGSEALGESVALLHAHFYRYPRDLFTYDRNPNSTAYMKAGAGDFYYHAAVFGGTWQNVLALTESCYRTILEDKSRGVEALWHDESHLNKYLWLHKPSRVLSPEYCWDQSLGHPSDIRVKRLLWAEKQYDRLRDAP; translated from the exons ATGAG TAGGCACAAGTCAGTTTTAAAGTTTATCATCGTTACAACCTTGATTCTTTTCTTGGCCTACTTCACCCTCACCCCTGCGTCTGTCAG GTATTCGGAGGGGCTTGGAGGGACAATTGTCCCAATTTTCTCAGGGGGAAAGTTGAAGATTGACAACACTATAGATGCCTCTCTGAAACTTTG GAACAGAACGGACGTCAAGACATTTACGGAATGGGGAGCACCTATCATCTGGGAGCGCATTTTTGACCGTGATGAATGCGACCGGGagcacaagaaaaaacactccTCTGTGGCTCTGACTGTTTTCGCTGTAGGAAG GTATCTAGACGCGTATCTGGAGAACTTCCTCCTTTCTGCTGAGCTTCATTTTATGGTGGCTCTTCCTGTGACGTACTATGTGTTCACGGACGCTCCTGCCAAAGTGCCCAAACTCCAGTTGGCTGAGGGGCGGAGGTTAAATATCATAGAGGTTCAGAAGCATTCTCGCTGGCAGGACATCTCCATGATGCGCATGAGGGCCATCGCTGACGCCATCAACGATATCCTCCACACGAGCAGTTACGTCTTCTGCTTCGATGCGGACCAGCTGTTTGTCGGGAGGTTCGGCTCGGAGGCGCTGGGGGAGTCTGTGGCTCTGCTCCACGCCCACTTCTATCGTTACCCCCGCGATCTGTTCACCTACGACCGCAACCCCAACTCCACGGCCTACATGAAGGCTGGAGCGGGCGACTTCTACTACCACGCTGCCGTGTTTGGGGGCACCTGGCAGAACGTCTTGGCGCTGACGGAAAGCTGTTACCGAACCATCCTGGAGGACAAGAGCCGAGGGGTGGAGGCGCTGTGGCACGACGAGAGCCACCTGAACAAGTACCTGTGGCTCCACAAGCCCAGCAGGGTGCTGTCGCCAGAATACTGCTGGGACCAGAGCCTCGGACACCCCAGCGACATCCGGGTCAAGCGGCTGCTCTGGGCTGAGAAGCAGTACGATAGGCTGAGGGACGCCCCCTAG
- the zgc:194312 gene encoding odorant receptor 131-2, which yields MLRNNGTQDFQAYDFTYVRFCVSTVSFSILASFNIIINWTIVREERLRSHARFVLVLHLLVSALVYFGMSSVFYLQIYMGSKPAVTTCMAMITVLIASASNILITLTAMALDRYFAVCHPMRYSPVCCGRQWPWLVGLLTWGLALVIPLCLILTEKQATELNEECGRERLIRGELQKILLISVCAGLILYSYVRILVEGRRLGVLNRRNRVGCRTIALHGTQLAVYILPNFVNFVLAQFMKNGYLQSGTKELSAVVVFAFFSLAQCVAPIVYGLRKEELLEQVHYRFPVCSRHLKSVLGWTVRATRTPTQLIPRERSLTAHTILSLEMLESPAEERQNPLLADP from the exons ATGTTGAGAAATAACGGGACTCAGGATTTTCAAGCATACGACTTCACTTATGTCCGCTTTTGTGTGTCCACGGTGTCGTTCTCAATTTTGGCGTCTTTCAACATCATCATAAACTGGACTATAGTGCGCGAAGAGAGACTCCGGAGCCATGCACGCTTTGTTCTCGTGCTTCACCTATTGGTATCCGCGCTGGTATACTTTGGAATGTCCAGCGTTTTCTATCTTCAGATCTACATGGGATCGAAGCCAGCTGTGACCACCTGTATGGCTATGATAACTGTACTAATTGCGAGCGCATCGAACATCCTCATCACGCTGACAGCGATGGCGTTGGACCGTTACTTTGCAGTGTGCCACCCAATGAGGTACAGCCCAGTTTGTTGTGGTCGCCAGTGGCCCTGGCTCGTGGGACTTCTAACATGGGGGCTCGCCCTTGTTATCCCTCTCTGTTTGATCCTGACGGAGAAGCAGGCCACCGAACTCAATGAGGAGTGTGGACGGGAACGGCTAATTAGAGGAGAGCTACAAAAGATATTGCTGATTTCGGTATGTGCAGGGCTTATATTGTACAGTTATGTGAGGATATTGGTGGAGGGACGACGGTTGGGTGTGCTGAATCGACGGAACCGGGTCGGCTGCAGGACTATCGCCTTGCACGGCACACAGCTAGCCGTGTATATACTACCTAACTTTGTGAATTTTGTATTGGCCCAGTTTATGAAGAATGGTTATCTTCAGTCGGGGACCAAAGAGCTGTCTGCGGTAGTGGTCTTTGCTTTCTTTAGCTTGGCACAATGCGTCGCGCCCATTGTGTACGGTTTGCGCAAAGAGGAACTGTTGGAGCAGGTGCATTACCGTTTCCCAGTCTGTTCCCGCCATCTGAAGAGCGTCCTTGGGTGGACAGTGCGTGCGACGCGGACACCCACGCAGCTCATACCACG TGAGAGGTCATTGACCGCCCACACCATCCTGTCTCTGGAGATGCTGGAGAGCCcagctgaggagagacagaacccACTGCTAGCTGATCCATGA